A single window of Periophthalmus magnuspinnatus isolate fPerMag1 chromosome 22, fPerMag1.2.pri, whole genome shotgun sequence DNA harbors:
- the LOC117390620 gene encoding bcl-2-modifying factor-like, translated as MEDEEDDVFEPDLHCWHTTFRQIKCEDRATQTPGPALAPNKGMLPCGVAEEPRPLFYGNAGFRLHFPAHFELGEDQEASESLQEGEMQNGREPLPRHPVAVRSMEACIGHKLQLIGDQFHRDHLQRYHQNQRNQGPVWWRLAAALLSLLFNRRGRAAAGQR; from the exons atggaggatgaggaggatgatgTGTTTGAGCCAGATCTGCACTGCTGGCACACCACATTCAGGCAGATAAAGTGTGAAGACCGGGCCACGCAGACCCCTGGCCCTGCCCTGGCCCCCAACAAAGGCATGCTTCCCTGTGGAGTGGCAGAGGAGCCTAGACCACTCTTTTACG GCAACGCAGGTTTTCGATTGCACTTCCCAGCACATTTTGAACTTGGTGAAGATCAGGAGGCAAGTGAATCACTACAAGAGGGAGAGATGCAGAACGGGAGGGAGCCACTCCCCAGGCACCCTGTGGCAGTACGCAGCATGGAGGCCTGCATCGGCCACAAACTGCAGCTCATAGGAGACCAGTTCCACCGGGATCACTTACAACGG tATCACCAAAATCAAAGGAACCAGGGCCCAGTGTGGTGGCGTTTGGCTGCAGCTTTGCTCAGTCTCCTATTCAACCGCAGAGGACGAGCCGCAGCGGGACAGAGGTGA